From the genome of Azospira restricta, one region includes:
- a CDS encoding Spy/CpxP family protein refolding chaperone: MKTTLLRFALVLSLLVNAGVIGAVAWRSLAVGEPAAAAAVNLPQYLGLDERQRRHWHEAEDAFLARLAAGAEEVRGHRDRMIVEIFSAQPDHARIDAERAAIARLQDEQQKLVVGQLLRERELLTPLQRERLAGLLAAQPVGPSAFERLHRE, translated from the coding sequence ATGAAAACGACTCTGCTGCGCTTCGCGCTCGTCCTCTCGCTGCTGGTCAACGCCGGCGTCATCGGTGCCGTCGCTTGGCGCAGCCTGGCCGTCGGCGAGCCGGCGGCAGCGGCCGCCGTCAACCTGCCGCAGTACCTGGGGCTCGACGAGCGCCAGCGCCGCCACTGGCACGAGGCGGAAGATGCCTTCCTCGCCCGCCTCGCCGCGGGTGCCGAGGAGGTGCGCGGCCACCGCGACCGGATGATCGTCGAGATCTTCTCGGCCCAACCCGACCACGCGCGCATCGACGCCGAACGGGCGGCGATTGCCCGCCTGCAGGACGAGCAGCAGAAACTGGTGGTCGGCCAGCTGCTGCGCGAGCGCGAGCTGCTGACGCCGCTGCAGCGCGAGCGGCTGGCCGGTTTGCTGGCGGCGCAGCCGGTCGGGCCGTCGGCGTTCGAGCGCCTGCACCGCGAGTGA
- a CDS encoding anti-sigma factor family protein, which translates to MAEDRPDEKLPAGHQPDSETLSAWLDGELDAVAQRYVEAHLAVCPACAARIAALRGMAAGFASMREETLGYDLAGVLAGRLAEVAARRPAPRARWPWFAWLPATLGAAASLALGVGLGSALLGGAAVPAAQPALVSALRVFDPMPPGSACLGSDACYPKGMPR; encoded by the coding sequence ATGGCTGAAGACCGCCCTGACGAGAAGCTGCCTGCCGGCCACCAGCCGGATTCCGAAACCCTGTCCGCCTGGCTCGACGGCGAACTCGACGCCGTTGCGCAGCGATACGTCGAGGCCCATCTCGCGGTTTGTCCCGCGTGCGCCGCGCGCATCGCGGCCCTGCGCGGGATGGCCGCCGGCTTCGCGTCGATGCGCGAGGAGACGCTCGGCTACGACCTCGCCGGCGTGCTCGCCGGGCGCCTCGCCGAAGTCGCCGCCCGGCGGCCGGCGCCGCGCGCGCGCTGGCCGTGGTTCGCCTGGCTGCCGGCGACGCTCGGCGCCGCCGCATCGCTCGCGCTCGGCGTCGGCCTCGGCTCGGCGCTGCTCGGCGGCGCCGCCGTTCCCGCCGCCCAGCCGGCGCTGGTCAGCGCGCTGCGCGTGTTCGACCCGATGCCGCCCGGCAGCGCCTGCCTCGGCTCCGATGCCTGCTACCCGAAGGGGATGCCCCGATGA
- a CDS encoding RNA polymerase sigma factor, with translation MPETPTDEARCDEDLAVVARARGGDRQAFAALVRGHQDRVFRFLLRLVGSRDEAMDLTQDTFLKVYQSLPEWRPDAPFRAWLFRIARNAAFDLLRRRQVLGFVAFDELAPDAGEAAWPDPAPRPDQRLDDRRRIAALDRALAALPAEQREVLLLRELEEMSYAEIAATLGINEGTVKSRIARARAAALDHYQRHTGERRDG, from the coding sequence ATGCCGGAAACGCCGACGGACGAAGCGCGCTGCGACGAGGACCTTGCCGTCGTCGCGCGTGCGCGCGGCGGCGACCGGCAGGCCTTCGCCGCGCTCGTGCGCGGCCACCAGGACCGCGTCTTCCGCTTCCTGCTGCGCCTCGTCGGCAGCCGCGACGAGGCGATGGACCTGACCCAGGACACCTTCCTCAAGGTCTACCAGTCGCTGCCCGAGTGGCGGCCGGACGCGCCGTTCCGCGCCTGGCTGTTCCGCATTGCGCGCAACGCCGCCTTCGACCTGCTGCGCCGGCGGCAAGTGCTCGGCTTCGTCGCCTTCGACGAGCTGGCACCGGACGCGGGCGAGGCGGCCTGGCCCGATCCGGCGCCGCGCCCGGACCAGCGCCTCGACGACCGCCGCCGCATCGCCGCGCTCGACCGCGCGCTGGCGGCGTTGCCGGCCGAGCAGCGCGAGGTGCTGCTCCTGCGCGAGCTGGAGGAGATGAGCTACGCCGAGATTGCGGCGACGCTCGGGATCAACGAGGGCACCGTCAAGTCGCGCATCGCCCGCGCCCGCGCGGCGGCCCTCGACCACTACCAACGCCACACCGGGGAGCGCCGCGATGGCTGA
- a CDS encoding ferric reductase-like transmembrane domain-containing protein: MKTLLVALIAAVTAAWGWDAFTTVAPPAVHPLWVARQQALYLSGLLSVALLSLAMLLATRPAWAETPLGGMDRIYRTHKWAGILAVAFAALHWLVEMSDDLLKAAISREGRLPKEKFAGVLEALRHLAEDLGEWAIYALLAMLVVSLWKRFPYRAWRFLHRAMPVLYLLLASHAALLAPTAYWRQPAGALLALLLAVGGYGALRALAGGIGRARTVGGEVIAVERPAPDVLAVACRLDAAWSGHRPGQFAFVTFDDGEGAHPFTLAGADRGDRVVHFAIKALGDYTAGLGERLRPGRPVRVEGPYGRFDLARCERRAQQIWIAGGIGVTPFLAWLEALQAAPAEAPAADLHYCTRDRAGDGFVARLEALCAALPGIRLHVHAAADGGRLSAATLAAERHAEIWFCGPAGLAASLRQGLRALGRTPHFHQEAFEMR; this comes from the coding sequence ATGAAAACCCTGCTTGTCGCGCTGATCGCCGCCGTCACCGCCGCCTGGGGCTGGGACGCGTTCACCACCGTCGCGCCGCCGGCCGTGCACCCGCTGTGGGTCGCGCGCCAGCAGGCGCTCTACCTGAGCGGCCTGCTCTCGGTCGCGCTGCTGTCGCTGGCGATGCTGCTGGCGACGCGCCCGGCGTGGGCGGAGACGCCGCTCGGCGGCATGGACCGCATCTACCGCACGCACAAGTGGGCGGGCATCCTCGCTGTCGCCTTCGCCGCGCTGCACTGGCTGGTCGAGATGAGCGACGACCTGCTGAAGGCCGCGATCAGCCGCGAAGGGCGGCTGCCCAAGGAGAAGTTCGCCGGCGTGCTGGAGGCGCTGCGCCATCTCGCCGAGGACCTCGGCGAGTGGGCGATCTACGCGCTGCTGGCGATGCTCGTCGTCTCGCTGTGGAAGCGCTTCCCCTACCGCGCGTGGCGCTTCCTGCACCGCGCGATGCCGGTGCTCTACCTGCTGCTCGCCTCCCATGCCGCGCTGCTGGCGCCGACCGCCTATTGGCGGCAGCCGGCGGGGGCGCTGCTCGCGCTGCTGCTGGCTGTCGGCGGCTACGGCGCGCTGCGCGCGCTCGCCGGCGGCATCGGCCGGGCGCGCACGGTCGGCGGCGAGGTCATCGCCGTCGAGCGGCCGGCGCCGGACGTGCTCGCCGTCGCCTGCCGGCTCGACGCGGCCTGGTCCGGCCACCGTCCCGGCCAGTTCGCCTTCGTCACCTTCGACGACGGCGAGGGCGCGCATCCGTTCACGCTCGCCGGCGCCGACCGCGGCGACCGCGTCGTGCATTTCGCGATCAAGGCGCTCGGCGACTACACGGCCGGCCTCGGCGAACGCCTGCGGCCGGGCCGGCCGGTGCGCGTCGAGGGGCCCTACGGCCGCTTCGACCTTGCCCGCTGCGAGCGTCGCGCGCAGCAGATCTGGATCGCCGGCGGCATCGGCGTGACGCCGTTCCTGGCCTGGCTGGAGGCGCTGCAGGCGGCGCCGGCCGAGGCGCCCGCGGCCGACCTCCACTACTGCACGCGCGACCGTGCCGGCGACGGCTTCGTCGCGCGCCTGGAAGCGCTGTGCGCGGCGCTGCCGGGCATAAGGCTGCATGTCCACGCGGCGGCGGACGGGGGCCGCCTTTCCGCCGCGACGCTCGCCGCGGAGCGGCACGCGGAGATCTGGTTCTGCGGGCCGGCCGGCCTCGCCGCCAGCCTGCGCCAGGGGCTGCGCGCGCTCGGGCGGACGCCGCACTTCCACCAGGAAGCCTTCGAGATGCGCTGA
- a CDS encoding PepSY domain-containing protein, which yields MSALKTVPALLAISAVAGALFTGGALAPSFAGEKNPPAAAGRGWLSIPQVHEKLEAAGYRNIEKIERERGGYEARATERSGERVKLYLDAQSGEVIERRARDRYRDERGPMRSRDGVDCSERRCRDDLPAAAKPAPVTATAPSAPTAK from the coding sequence ATGTCCGCACTGAAAACCGTTCCCGCGCTGCTTGCCATCAGCGCCGTCGCCGGCGCGCTGTTCACCGGCGGCGCTCTTGCGCCGTCCTTCGCCGGCGAGAAGAACCCGCCGGCGGCGGCCGGACGCGGCTGGCTGTCGATCCCGCAGGTCCACGAAAAACTGGAAGCGGCCGGCTACCGCAACATCGAGAAGATCGAGCGTGAGCGCGGCGGCTACGAGGCGCGTGCGACCGAACGCAGCGGCGAGCGGGTCAAGCTCTACCTCGACGCGCAGAGCGGCGAGGTGATCGAGCGTCGCGCGCGCGACCGCTACCGCGACGAGCGCGGGCCGATGCGCAGCCGCGACGGCGTCGACTGCAGCGAGCGGCGCTGCCGCGACGACCTGCCGGCGGCCGCGAAGCCGGCACCGGTGACGGCGACTGCGCCGTCCGCGCCGACCGCCAAGTGA
- a CDS encoding diheme cytochrome c, with product MKIPFRPLALGLAAVAFFALVLGRAQAGGGHYYPPVADPVVKEECGSCHLAFAPSMLPARSWQKMMGELKNHFGDDASVDAATARRIADYLVANAADSAAGARYGGKLQRGVAAGAAPQRISELPKWVREHREVPAWEWKHKEVRTRANCTACHTDAERGYYDD from the coding sequence ATGAAGATTCCGTTTCGCCCGCTCGCACTCGGCCTTGCTGCCGTCGCCTTCTTCGCCCTCGTCCTTGGCCGTGCGCAGGCCGGCGGCGGCCACTACTACCCGCCGGTCGCCGACCCGGTGGTCAAGGAGGAGTGCGGCAGCTGCCACCTCGCCTTCGCGCCGTCGATGCTGCCGGCGCGCTCCTGGCAAAAGATGATGGGCGAGCTGAAGAACCATTTCGGCGACGACGCCAGCGTCGATGCCGCGACCGCGCGGCGAATCGCCGACTACCTGGTCGCCAACGCCGCCGACAGCGCCGCCGGCGCCCGCTACGGCGGCAAGCTGCAGCGCGGCGTCGCGGCCGGCGCGGCGCCGCAGCGCATCAGCGAACTGCCGAAGTGGGTCAGGGAGCACCGCGAGGTACCGGCCTGGGAGTGGAAGCACAAGGAGGTGCGCACGCGCGCCAACTGCACCGCCTGCCACACCGACGCCGAACGCGGCTACTACGACGACTGA
- a CDS encoding DUF1924 domain-containing protein, with product MKRTLHTAILAALAAPLLAAAAPAAIDARLADYAAAAKAADPAFAGFSAERGRALHERSFAGGKPETPACTSCHGKDARAAGRTPAGKAVEAMALSASPARYADPAKVEKWFRRNCNEVLGRECTAQEKGDWLSYMRSQ from the coding sequence ATGAAGCGAACCCTGCATACCGCGATTCTAGCCGCGCTGGCCGCGCCGCTGCTCGCCGCCGCCGCGCCGGCCGCGATCGACGCTCGGCTGGCCGACTACGCCGCCGCCGCGAAGGCGGCCGATCCCGCCTTCGCCGGCTTTTCCGCGGAGCGCGGTCGCGCGCTGCACGAGCGCAGCTTCGCCGGCGGCAAGCCGGAGACGCCGGCCTGCACCAGCTGCCACGGCAAGGATGCGCGCGCCGCCGGCCGCACGCCGGCGGGCAAGGCGGTCGAGGCGATGGCGCTGTCGGCGTCGCCGGCGCGCTACGCCGACCCGGCCAAGGTCGAGAAATGGTTCCGGCGCAACTGCAACGAGGTCCTCGGCCGCGAATGCACGGCGCAGGAGAAGGGCGACTGGCTGAGCTACATGCGCAGCCAGTGA
- a CDS encoding PepSY domain-containing protein: MDRRKRRPTAARLAAAALALAALAAAGNGVAGGDHDHDRARQALEAGEVLPLRTILERVERTHPGKVMEVELEREGGRWLYEIKLLQAGGTLSKLKVDARDGSVVEPRRRHREGEEKR, encoded by the coding sequence ATGGACCGACGCAAGCGCCGCCCGACCGCCGCGCGCCTCGCCGCCGCGGCGCTGGCGCTCGCCGCGCTGGCCGCGGCGGGCAACGGCGTCGCCGGCGGCGACCATGACCACGACCGCGCGCGGCAGGCGCTGGAAGCGGGCGAGGTACTGCCCTTGCGCACGATCCTCGAACGCGTCGAGCGCACGCATCCGGGCAAGGTGATGGAGGTCGAGCTGGAGCGCGAGGGCGGCCGCTGGCTGTACGAGATCAAGCTGCTGCAGGCCGGCGGCACGCTCAGCAAGCTGAAGGTCGACGCGCGCGACGGCAGCGTCGTCGAGCCGCGGCGGCGCCATCGGGAAGGGGAGGAGAAACGCTGA
- a CDS encoding response regulator transcription factor, producing the protein MRILVVEDEPVLRGQLNEALAAAGYAVDSADNGVDAHFLGDSEPFDAVVLDLGLPRLDGLSVLRRWRAAGRTMPVLILTARDGWHERVAGIDAGADDYLGKPFHVEELLARVRALIRRAGGHASAELTCGPLVLDTRSGRASVDGRPLALTSHEYKVLAYLLHHAGNVVSRSELTEHIYAQDFDRDSNTVEVFIARLRKKLPPGLIETVRGLGYRLAAPR; encoded by the coding sequence ATGCGCATCCTGGTCGTCGAGGACGAGCCCGTGCTGCGCGGCCAACTGAACGAGGCGCTGGCCGCCGCCGGCTACGCCGTCGACAGCGCCGACAACGGCGTCGACGCGCATTTCCTCGGCGACAGCGAGCCCTTCGACGCGGTCGTGCTCGACCTCGGCCTGCCGCGGCTCGACGGCCTCAGCGTGCTGCGCCGCTGGCGCGCCGCCGGGCGCACGATGCCGGTGCTGATCCTCACCGCACGCGACGGCTGGCACGAGCGGGTGGCGGGAATCGACGCCGGCGCCGACGACTACCTCGGCAAGCCCTTCCACGTGGAGGAGCTGCTCGCCCGAGTGCGCGCGCTGATCCGTCGCGCCGGCGGCCACGCCAGCGCCGAGCTTACCTGCGGCCCGCTCGTGCTCGACACGCGCAGCGGCCGCGCCAGCGTCGACGGCCGGCCGCTGGCGTTGACCAGCCACGAGTACAAGGTGCTCGCCTACCTGCTGCACCACGCCGGCAACGTCGTCTCGCGCAGCGAGCTGACCGAGCACATCTATGCGCAGGACTTCGACCGCGACTCGAACACCGTCGAGGTGTTCATTGCCCGCCTGCGCAAGAAGCTGCCGCCGGGACTGATCGAGACCGTGCGCGGCCTCGGCTACCGGCTGGCCGCGCCGCGATGA